One segment of Trachemys scripta elegans isolate TJP31775 chromosome 1, CAS_Tse_1.0, whole genome shotgun sequence DNA contains the following:
- the SLC25A6 gene encoding ADP/ATP translocase 3 (The sequence of the model RefSeq protein was modified relative to this genomic sequence to represent the inferred CDS: added 9 bases not found in genome assembly) has protein sequence MARRGRARRARAFSACAETILPFFFGLCVAAAAVFFPSGSRLSTNMADQALSFAKDFLAGGVAAAISKTAVAPIERVKLLLQVQHASKQIAADKQYKGIIDCVVRIPKEQGMLSFWRGNLANVIRYFPTQALNFAFKDKYKQVFLGGVDKHTQFWRYFAGNLASGGAAGATSLCFVYPLDFARTRLAADVGKAGADREFRGLGDCLVKITKSDGLRGLYQGFNVSVQGIIIYRAAYFGIYDTAKGMLPDPRNTHIVISWMIAQTVTSVAGVVSYPFDTVRRRMMMQSGRKGADIMYSGTIDCWKKIARDEGGKAFFKGAWSNVLRGMGGAFVLVLYDELKKVI, from the exons CGGGGGCGGGCCCGGCGGGCTCGGGCGTTTAGCGCATGCGCGGAGACAATCCTgccctttttttttggtctgtgcgTGGCTGCTGCGGCGGTTTTTTTCCCCAGCGGCTCCCGGCTCAGCACGAACATGGCGGACCAGGCCCTCTCCTTCGCCAAGGACTTCCTGGCGGGCGGCGTGGCCGCGGCCATCAGCAAAACCGCAGTGGCGCCCATCGAGCGGGTCAAGCTGTTGCTCCAG gtacAACATGCAAGTAAACAAATTGCTGCTGACAAACAGTACAAGGGTATCATTGATTGCGTAGTGCGTATCCCAAAGGAGCAAGGAATGCTGTCCTTTTGGCGTGGAAATTTGGCAAATGTCATCAGATATTTCCCCACTCAGGCTCTCAATTTTGCTTTCAAGGATAAGTATAAGCAGGTGTTCTTAGGAGGAGTGGACAAGCACACTCAATTTTGGAGGTATTTTGCTGGTAACCTGGCCTCTGGTGGTGCAGCTGGTGCCACTTCTCTCTGCTTCGTCTATCCCTTGGATTTTGCAAGAACCCGTTTGGCTGCTGATGTTGGAAAAGCTGGTGCTGACAGAGAATTCAGAGGTCTGGGGGACTGTCTAGTCAAAATTACCAAGTCTGATGGTCTGCGTGGCTTATATCAAGGGTTCAATGTGTCTGTGCAGGGTATCATCATCTATAGAGCTGCCTACTTTGGAATCTATGATACAGCAAAAG GCATGCTCCCAGATCCCAGAAACACTCACATTGTGATAAGCTGGATGATTGCACAAACAGTGACTTCTGTGGCTGGTGTTGTCTCCTATCCTTTTGATACAGTGCGGCGTCGAATGATGATGCAGTCAGGACGTAAAGGAG CTGACATCATGTACTCCGGAACAATTGACTGTTGGAAGAAGATCGCAAGGGATGAAGGAGGAAAAGCTTTTTTCAAGGGTGCATGGTCCAACGTTCTCCGAGGCATGGGTGGTGCTTTTGTGCTCGTGCTGTACGATGAATTAaagaaagtaatttaa